In Lathyrus oleraceus cultivar Zhongwan6 chromosome 2, CAAS_Psat_ZW6_1.0, whole genome shotgun sequence, the DNA window agaaccagtggaaacaatcaaccttggcactgaggaagacaagaaagaggtcaaagtcGGGACTATGCTTGAAGCAAGCATCAAGGAgagattgatcaagttgctacatgaatatgtagatgtatttgcttggtcgtatcaggatatgccaggtttagatactgacattgttgtccacaagctaccactacagccagattgtccgccagtgaagcagaagctccgaagagcaagacctgacatggctctaaagatttgtgacgaggtgaaacgtcaatttgatgccggttttctagcagttgcaaagtaccctcaatgggtggccaacattgtgccagtacccaaaaaggatggaaaggtcaggatgtgtgttgattatagggatctaaacaaagctagtccaaaggatgatttccccctgccacatattgacacaCTAGTAGATaacactgctaagttcgcagtcttctcctttatggacggattctcaggctataatcaaatcaagatggatccagaagacatggaaaagaccacattcatcaccccttggggaacattttgctacaaggtaatgccattcggtctcaaaaatgctggggcaacttaccaaagagcaatggtcacccttttccatgatatgatgcataaggaaattgaggtctatgtggatgatatgattgcaaaatctcaaagtgaagaggatcatatagaccacttgcagaagctgtttgagcgtcttcggaaatttcgactacgactaaatcctgctaaatgcaccttcggtgtccgatccggaaagttgcttggtttcattgttagccaacgaggaattgaggtagatcctgacaaagtccgagctatacaagagatgcctgctccacgcaccgagcgagaggttagaggcttcctgggacgtttgaattatatctcaaggtttatctcacatatgacggccacatgtgagcctatcttcaaattgcttcgaaaagatcaagcagttgaatggaattctgactGCCAGATGGCTTTTGAAAGAATCGGACAgtacctgcaagagccccctattctaattccacctgttcaagggagaccactctttatgtacttaaccgtgcttgaaaagtcaatgggatgtgtgttaggacaacatgacgaaaccggtcgaaaggaacatgctatctattatctgagtaagaggtttaccgattgtgaatcccgatattcactcttagagaaaacttgttgcgctttagcctgggccgctcgtcgtctaagacaatacatgatttgccacactactttgttgatctcaaaaatggatccaataaagtacatctttgaaaagcctgctttgactggaagactagcccgttggcaaatgttactatctgagtatgacatccaatatgtgtctcagaaagccatcaaaggaagtgtgttgtctgattacttggcaaaccagcctgttgaagattaccagtcgttgaagtttgacttcccggatgaagacatcatggTAGTGAAAGACTGTGAAATCCCAGGACctgatgaaggacctgaacccggatctcggtggaagctcatgtttgatggttccTCCAACTACATGGGGCATGGCATAGGAGCTGTTCTGTTGAGTCcaaatggtggatacactccttttacagcaaggttgtgttttgattgcacgaacaatatagcagaatatgaggcgtgcatcctaggcattgaagcagccattgatctccgaatcaaaatccttgaagtatgtggagattcagccttggtgatataccaagttAAGGGCGAATGGGAGACtcgtgataccaagttgatcccatatcgtgcctatgtcgtggaattaataaaatattttgacgaaatcactttccggcatatcccgagaactgagaatcaaattgctgatgctttggctatgttggcttcaatgtaccaagtcagattccataatgaagcacctctcattcaAATCGAGCGGAAAAttgagcctgcctactgccaGTCAGTTGAAGAGGAAGTTGATGGTAAGccatggtttcatgacatcaagtgctttttGCAAAgtcaagaatatccaacagatgcaacgacccttgacaagaaaacattgaggaagttagcatccaaattTTTCTTGAGCAATggtgtgttgtacaagagaaatcacgacatgattctgctcagatgcgtggatggacgtgaagcggacatgttgatcaaggagattcatgaaggatcctttggaactcatgccaatgggcatgccatggccaagaagattttgagag includes these proteins:
- the LOC127123129 gene encoding uncharacterized protein LOC127123129, which codes for MLEASIKERLIKLLHEYVDVFAWSYQDMPGLDTDIVVHKLPLQPDCPPVKQKLRRARPDMALKICDEVKRQFDAGFLAVAKYPQWVANIVPVPKKDGKVRMCVDYRDLNKASPKDDFPLPHIDTLVDNTAKFAVFSFMDGFSGYNQIKMDPEDMEKTTFITPWGTFCYKVMPFGLKNAGATYQRAMVTLFHDMMHKEIEVYVDDMIAKSQSEEDHIDHLQKLFERLRKFRLRLNPAKCTFGVRSGKLLGFIVSQRGIEVDPDKVRAIQEMPAPRTEREVRGFLGRLNYISRFISHMTATCEPIFKLLRKDQAVEWNSDCQMAFERIGQYLQEPPILIPPVQGRPLFMYLTVLEKSMGCVLGQHDETGRKEHAIYYLSKRFTDCESRYSLLEKTCCALAWAARRLRQYMICHTTLLISKMDPIKYIFEKPALTGRLARWQMLLSEYDIQYVSQKAIKGSVLSDYLANQPVEDYQSLKFDFPDEDIMVVKDCEIPGPDEGPEPGSRWKLMFDARLCFDCTNNIAEYEACILGIEAAIDLRIKILEVCGDSALVIYQVKGEWETRDTKLIPYRAYVVELIKYFDEITFRHIPRTENQIADALAMLASMYQVRFHNEAPLIQIERKIEPAYCQSVEEEVDGKPWFHDIKCFLQSQEYPTDATTLDKKTLRKLASKFFLSNGVLYKRNHDMILLRCVDGREADMLIKEIHEGSFGTHANGHAMAKKILRAVNVLTSPWPFSMWGIDMIGAIEPKASNGHRFILVAIDYFTKWVEAASYANVTRQVVARFLKKEIICRYGIPSRIITDNGTNLNNKTMKELCESFKIEHHNSSPYRPKMNGAVEAANKNIKKILVYGMEAVLPIEVEIPSMRILMETKLEEAEWIQNRFDQLNLIDEKRLTSLCHGQLYQKRLKRAFDKKVRVREFREGDLVLKKILPIHKDSRGKWTPNYEGPYVVKKAFSGGALILSTMDDEELSHPVNSDAVKK